From Sphingomonas bisphenolicum, one genomic window encodes:
- a CDS encoding AI-2E family transporter: MSDAHEHHVELPGPSEVRSPLVQQELKRAGVWFALAVAIGLVALLAQPLLLVMGALVLATMMDGGTRLIGRVLPIPRGWRLTIVLLGAVAFMVYTFYLTGSSLAAQAQAMRTIVETQVARIGGWMQQLGITTTPEDLKSLASQAMSSMGRVTAAVGTAVGAITSGVMMLVLAIFIAVEPKLYERGVAWMLPIEKRAHFYTVADKMGWTLRRLMFGRLIGMTVEGVGVWLFLWAGGVPMAGLLGILTGLFAFLPNIGSIISGILIILVGFSGGTHTGLYAFGVYMAVQIVDGYLIVPMVAKRATDLAPALVLAAQILFGALFGIMGLFLADPIVAMIKVYLEERSKALKPQNPTPPLPSPDA; encoded by the coding sequence TTGAGCGACGCGCACGAGCATCATGTCGAATTGCCCGGTCCCAGCGAAGTTCGCAGCCCGCTCGTACAGCAGGAACTGAAGCGCGCCGGCGTCTGGTTTGCGCTGGCGGTCGCCATCGGCCTGGTGGCCTTGCTGGCGCAGCCGCTGCTGCTGGTCATGGGCGCGCTGGTGCTGGCGACGATGATGGACGGCGGCACCCGACTGATCGGCCGCGTCCTGCCGATCCCGCGCGGATGGCGGCTGACGATCGTGCTGCTGGGCGCGGTCGCCTTCATGGTCTATACTTTCTACCTCACCGGATCGAGCCTGGCCGCGCAGGCGCAGGCGATGCGCACCATCGTAGAGACGCAGGTGGCGCGAATCGGCGGCTGGATGCAGCAATTGGGCATCACCACCACCCCCGAAGACCTCAAGAGCCTCGCCAGTCAGGCGATGAGCAGCATGGGACGCGTCACCGCGGCGGTCGGGACGGCCGTGGGCGCGATCACCAGCGGCGTCATGATGCTGGTGCTGGCGATCTTCATCGCGGTCGAACCCAAATTATACGAACGCGGCGTCGCCTGGATGCTGCCGATCGAGAAGCGCGCCCATTTCTATACGGTTGCCGACAAGATGGGCTGGACCCTGCGCCGCCTGATGTTCGGGCGATTGATCGGCATGACGGTGGAAGGCGTGGGCGTGTGGCTGTTCCTGTGGGCCGGCGGCGTGCCGATGGCGGGGTTGCTGGGCATATTGACCGGCCTGTTCGCCTTCCTGCCCAATATCGGATCGATCATATCGGGCATCCTCATCATCCTCGTGGGCTTTTCCGGCGGGACGCATACCGGCCTCTATGCCTTCGGCGTCTATATGGCGGTGCAGATCGTCGACGGCTATCTGATCGTGCCGATGGTGGCCAAACGCGCCACCGATCTGGCCCCTGCGCTGGTGCTGGCCGCGCAGATATTGTTCGGTGCGCTGTTCGGCATCATGGGGCTGTTCCTGGCCGATCCGATCGTGGCGATGATCAAAGTCTATCTGGAGGAACGCTCCAAGGCGCTGAAACCGCAGAATCCGACGCCGCCCCTCCCTTCGCCCGACGCCTAG
- a CDS encoding FKBP-type peptidyl-prolyl cis-trans isomerase — MSTTAVPLRPIAKGSLTRLWIGVAAVALAAGGLAWAGQQGVDPSPSAFLTQNSHASGVVTTESGLQYKILSEGTGASPTPADVALVGYKGTLLDGTVFDENPQAPMPIDGVVPGFSEGLQKMKKGGKYRLWIPPQLGYGDQVAGPIPAGSVLVFDVELHDFKSKAELMQLQQQMQQQQGAMPQGAGPQQGN; from the coding sequence ATGTCCACGACGGCCGTACCCCTTCGTCCTATCGCCAAGGGGTCGCTGACGCGTCTCTGGATCGGCGTCGCCGCCGTTGCGCTGGCGGCCGGCGGTCTCGCCTGGGCGGGGCAACAGGGCGTCGATCCGTCGCCGTCGGCGTTCCTGACGCAGAACAGCCATGCCAGTGGCGTGGTGACCACCGAGTCCGGCCTGCAATATAAGATCCTGTCGGAGGGCACGGGCGCCAGCCCGACCCCCGCCGACGTGGCGCTGGTCGGCTATAAGGGCACATTGCTCGACGGCACGGTGTTCGACGAGAATCCGCAGGCGCCGATGCCGATCGACGGCGTCGTGCCGGGCTTCTCCGAAGGGCTGCAGAAGATGAAGAAGGGCGGCAAGTACCGCCTCTGGATTCCGCCGCAGCTGGGCTATGGCGACCAGGTCGCCGGCCCGATCCCGGCCGGCTCCGTGCTGGTGTTCGACGTCGAGCTGCACGACTTCAAGTCGAAGGCCGAACTGATGCAGTTGCAACAGCAGATGCAGCAGCAACAGGGCGCGATGCCGCAGGGCGCCGGGCCGCAGCAGGGCAACTAG
- the rpsU gene encoding 30S ribosomal protein S21: MQIIVRDNNVDQALRALKKKLQREGVYREMKLRRHYEKPSEKRAREKAAAVRRARKMERKRAERDGAK; this comes from the coding sequence ATGCAGATCATCGTTCGCGACAACAATGTCGACCAGGCTCTTCGCGCGCTCAAGAAGAAGCTGCAGCGTGAAGGCGTGTATCGCGAAATGAAGCTGCGTCGTCACTACGAGAAGCCCTCGGAAAAGCGCGCCCGCGAAAAGGCGGCGGCTGTCCGTCGTGCGCGCAAGATGGAGCGCAAGCGCGCCGAGCGCGACGGCGCGAAGTAA
- a CDS encoding class II aldolase/adducin family protein, translated as MATAAQHPDMSAAEWEARQQLAACYRIFDQMGWSELIYNHITLRVPGETGAFLINPFGLGYDEVTASNLVKIDIDGQVLDGSHYPVNRAGFTQHSVFHRHLPDAHCVIHTHTTAGMAVSACAEGLKPISFYAAAFIGRIAYHDFEGVTIRAEEGERLIANLGDRRVMLLRNHGTLVMAGSLPEAFLTHWLLQRACEIQVAAGAAGTPIDIPADVIAVHQRDLSAVQLPVGPGVPDFQTMVRRIDRIDRGWRE; from the coding sequence ATGGCCACAGCCGCCCAACACCCCGACATGTCCGCCGCCGAATGGGAGGCGCGCCAGCAGCTCGCCGCCTGCTATCGCATCTTCGACCAGATGGGCTGGTCGGAGCTGATCTACAACCATATCACCCTGCGCGTACCGGGAGAAACCGGCGCTTTTCTCATCAATCCCTTCGGCCTGGGCTATGACGAAGTGACCGCGTCCAACCTGGTCAAGATCGACATAGACGGCCAGGTGCTGGACGGCAGCCACTATCCCGTCAACCGGGCGGGCTTCACCCAGCATAGCGTGTTCCACCGGCACCTGCCCGACGCCCATTGCGTCATCCACACCCACACCACTGCGGGCATGGCGGTGAGCGCCTGCGCCGAGGGGCTGAAGCCGATCAGCTTCTACGCCGCGGCCTTCATCGGGCGAATCGCCTATCATGATTTTGAGGGCGTCACGATTCGCGCCGAGGAGGGCGAGCGGCTGATCGCCAATCTGGGCGACCGGCGCGTCATGCTGCTGCGCAATCATGGCACGCTGGTGATGGCGGGGAGCCTGCCCGAAGCCTTCCTGACCCACTGGCTGCTGCAACGCGCCTGCGAAATCCAGGTCGCGGCCGGCGCGGCGGGGACGCCGATCGACATTCCGGCAGACGTGATCGCGGTGCATCAGCGCGACCTGAGCGCCGTGCAGCTACCGGTCGGGCCGGGCGTGCCGGATTTCCAGACGATGGTGCGGCGCATCGACCGGATCGATCGGGGGTGGCGGGAATAG
- a CDS encoding toll/interleukin-1 receptor domain-containing protein, whose product MSNPLGKIFSSPVDTAAAVGKPVLAGGAELAGYAHKHLSALVGAVGGDGRYAAFISYSHADMKVARWLHRAIENYRVPRALVGTAGDRGPIPARLRPIFRDEDELAGAAELGPKLQGALARSDALIVICSPTAARSVWVDKEIRSFKRFNPDAPVFALIAAGVPGDPDTDCFPAPLLFALDEAGELDRSQPLEPLAPDLQKNERNIVKLKLIAGLLGAPYAALYRRDQRRTRRIAAALSAAALLLILVLSGLSIAAFTYARMAVQQRNEAQAARKLAEQNADKAERRAWLAQVAAQEVRRMVAEGESCPRP is encoded by the coding sequence ATGTCCAATCCCCTCGGTAAGATCTTCTCGTCCCCTGTGGATACTGCCGCAGCGGTGGGAAAGCCAGTGCTTGCGGGCGGGGCGGAACTGGCGGGCTATGCCCACAAACATTTGTCGGCGCTGGTCGGCGCGGTCGGCGGCGACGGGCGTTACGCCGCGTTCATCAGCTACAGCCATGCCGACATGAAGGTCGCGCGCTGGCTCCACCGCGCCATCGAAAACTACCGCGTACCCCGCGCTCTGGTCGGGACGGCGGGCGATCGCGGCCCGATCCCCGCCCGGCTGCGCCCGATCTTCCGCGACGAGGACGAACTGGCCGGGGCCGCCGAACTCGGCCCCAAATTGCAGGGTGCGCTCGCCCGGTCCGATGCGCTGATCGTCATCTGCTCGCCCACCGCGGCGCGGTCGGTCTGGGTCGACAAGGAAATCCGCTCGTTCAAGCGGTTCAATCCCGACGCGCCGGTCTTCGCGCTGATCGCCGCGGGCGTGCCGGGCGATCCCGACACCGACTGTTTCCCCGCGCCCCTGCTGTTCGCGCTGGACGAGGCGGGCGAACTGGACCGCAGCCAGCCGCTCGAACCGCTGGCGCCCGACCTGCAGAAGAATGAGCGCAACATCGTCAAGCTCAAGCTGATCGCGGGCCTGCTCGGCGCGCCCTATGCCGCGCTCTACCGTCGCGACCAGCGCCGCACCCGGCGAATCGCCGCGGCCCTGTCCGCCGCCGCCCTGCTGCTGATCCTAGTGCTGAGCGGCCTGTCGATCGCCGCCTTCACCTACGCCCGGATGGCGGTGCAGCAGCGCAACGAGGCGCAGGCCGCGCGCAAGCTGGCGGAGCAGAACGCCGACAAGGCGGAGCGCCGCGCCTGGCTGGCCCAGGTCGCCGCGCAGGAGGTGCGCCGCATGGTGGCAGAAGGCGAGAGCTGTCCGCGCCCCTGA
- a CDS encoding DUF4384 domain-containing protein encodes MTNPGYAHAETRALLVGAWQFQSKLIMDLVGPENDLAAMEALIRGQGASDVTVLRNDGVSRTTVETALHALGLRSKPGDWIFLYYTGHGALAEAAVKGTRDGDTDQFLPLPGFDPDVKDAERFIVDKDFYTWLSLYVPKGVQVLMMADTCHSGTLHRSVDPRAMGMTPRLTLGARNVELGSRPAPRFASVLASGDAAPVSATRDDLPNLYYISAARDDQIAWENALPVEGAPTRGFLTWSFEQGVTTPRADGKGMAADQDGDGTLSIGELGAYLNVQVRMLSGQRQESNTVIPPGREGQGLFATVPPPPAPPAPPPLPGLYVADLKARASVSGDYPWRILTDGQGADFVWDARAQAMLRRTGDIVAQNVKSAAQVRGVIDKWAALEALRPLLSERSARLMVGPLDNGARYPSGAPVTLALAPVQAADGAPPPGQRYATVFNIASDGTVQRLFPVAASDGKGELAAGQSLPVLDSQVIPPFGADHVVALVTPQPPDDFRLLLRTVENQRAAARLVGPIRDLLARAGGQASLSIGELYTGN; translated from the coding sequence ATGACTAACCCAGGTTATGCTCATGCGGAAACGCGCGCCTTGCTGGTGGGGGCGTGGCAGTTCCAGTCCAAGTTGATCATGGATCTGGTGGGGCCGGAAAATGATCTGGCGGCGATGGAGGCGTTGATTCGCGGTCAGGGCGCGAGCGACGTCACCGTTCTGCGCAATGACGGCGTCAGCCGCACCACGGTCGAAACCGCGCTCCATGCGCTGGGCCTGCGGTCCAAGCCGGGCGACTGGATATTCCTCTATTATACCGGCCATGGCGCGCTGGCCGAAGCCGCGGTCAAGGGCACGCGCGACGGCGATACCGACCAGTTCCTGCCACTGCCCGGCTTCGATCCCGACGTGAAGGATGCCGAGCGCTTCATCGTCGACAAGGATTTCTACACCTGGCTGTCCCTTTACGTGCCGAAGGGGGTGCAGGTGCTGATGATGGCCGATACCTGCCATTCCGGCACGCTGCATCGGTCGGTCGATCCGCGCGCCATGGGCATGACCCCGCGGCTGACGCTGGGCGCGCGCAATGTCGAACTGGGGTCGCGCCCGGCCCCGCGCTTCGCCAGCGTGCTGGCGTCCGGCGACGCCGCCCCGGTCAGCGCCACCCGCGACGACCTGCCCAACCTCTATTATATCAGCGCGGCGCGCGACGATCAGATCGCCTGGGAAAATGCGCTGCCGGTGGAGGGGGCGCCCACCCGCGGTTTCCTGACCTGGTCGTTCGAACAGGGCGTGACCACGCCGCGCGCCGACGGGAAGGGGATGGCCGCCGACCAGGATGGCGACGGCACATTGTCGATCGGCGAACTGGGCGCCTATCTCAACGTCCAGGTGCGGATGCTGAGCGGCCAGCGACAGGAAAGCAATACCGTCATCCCGCCGGGGCGGGAAGGGCAGGGGCTGTTCGCCACGGTCCCGCCGCCACCCGCGCCGCCGGCCCCGCCGCCGCTGCCCGGCCTCTATGTCGCGGACCTGAAGGCGCGCGCCAGCGTCAGCGGCGACTATCCCTGGCGCATCCTGACCGACGGGCAGGGCGCGGATTTCGTCTGGGACGCGCGGGCGCAGGCGATGCTGCGCCGCACCGGCGACATCGTCGCCCAGAATGTAAAGAGCGCGGCGCAGGTGCGCGGCGTCATCGACAAATGGGCGGCGCTGGAGGCGCTGCGCCCGCTTCTGTCGGAACGCAGCGCGCGACTGATGGTCGGCCCGCTCGACAATGGGGCGCGCTATCCGTCCGGCGCGCCGGTCACGCTGGCGCTGGCCCCGGTTCAGGCGGCGGATGGCGCACCCCCGCCCGGCCAGCGCTATGCGACCGTGTTCAACATCGCGTCCGACGGCACGGTACAGCGGCTCTTTCCGGTCGCCGCGTCCGACGGCAAGGGCGAACTGGCCGCCGGCCAGTCGCTGCCCGTCCTCGACAGCCAGGTCATACCGCCCTTCGGCGCCGATCATGTCGTCGCGCTGGTGACGCCGCAGCCGCCCGACGATTTCCGCCTGCTGCTGCGCACGGTCGAGAACCAGCGCGCCGCCGCCCGGCTGGTCGGCCCGATCCGCGACCTGCTCGCCAGGGCCGGGGGGCAGGCGAGCCTGTCGATCGGCGAACTCTATACCGGCAACTGA
- a CDS encoding SUMF1/EgtB/PvdO family nonheme iron enzyme — protein sequence MIHSLSGGRRGLIRALAAALALALLALAGPAQAADEPRLALVIVNGAYQAFDKLGSTYSDGDKVATALNATGFIDASGTGPVQVRRDLSRAAMLEAVADFRARLAAAGPKAFGTLYFSGHGAALGSYGDVMLLPVDAGRDLTPESATLTRAALTHNLLGSGAKTVLIVLDMCRNVLPAPPPSLTQMIAAETGTEASAVGELAGSKGLRRMVRAPAAAVRPDQGYLVAFSTSADQVAFDDGIFSKVLAEEIRRPQQNIADALKRVSDRVALSSGKNFQKPTFDYGLQGAPPCFISCDRAASDRFYDCANCPWMRAIPAGLTPFGSPLSEPGRGGNETVQADVKIDRPFAIGVYEVTIAEWNACVRDNACTKLGNWAKENPNPLIPATDISYEDAQAFVAWLTVQSGRAYRLPSEQEWEYASRGGAPTAFPWGDDISPSMANYDHTARYHGSETAPYRGYPEAVNSYPANSFGLNQMQGNVWEWTSGCTDTSCRARIIRGGSFESAPDALRSANRFTVPPGKRRQDAGLRVVRDLEPDEIGGSS from the coding sequence ATGATCCACAGCCTGTCGGGGGGCCGGCGCGGCCTGATCCGCGCGCTGGCCGCCGCCTTGGCGCTGGCCCTGCTTGCGCTGGCAGGGCCAGCGCAGGCGGCGGACGAACCGCGGCTGGCGCTGGTGATCGTCAACGGCGCCTACCAGGCTTTCGACAAGCTCGGCTCCACCTATAGCGATGGCGACAAGGTCGCGACCGCGCTCAATGCCACCGGCTTTATCGACGCCAGCGGGACAGGTCCGGTGCAGGTGCGCCGCGACCTGTCCCGCGCGGCGATGCTGGAGGCGGTCGCCGATTTCCGCGCGAGGCTGGCTGCGGCCGGGCCGAAGGCGTTCGGCACCCTCTATTTTTCCGGCCATGGCGCGGCGCTGGGCAGCTATGGCGACGTCATGCTGCTGCCGGTCGATGCCGGCCGCGACCTGACGCCCGAAAGTGCGACGCTGACCCGCGCGGCGCTGACCCATAATCTGCTGGGATCGGGTGCGAAGACGGTGCTGATCGTGCTGGACATGTGCCGCAACGTCCTGCCCGCGCCGCCGCCGTCGCTGACCCAGATGATCGCGGCCGAAACCGGGACCGAGGCGAGCGCGGTCGGCGAACTGGCGGGCAGCAAGGGGCTACGCCGCATGGTCCGCGCGCCCGCCGCCGCGGTCCGGCCGGATCAGGGCTATCTGGTCGCCTTTTCCACCAGCGCCGACCAGGTCGCTTTCGACGACGGCATCTTCTCCAAGGTGCTGGCCGAGGAAATCCGCCGGCCGCAGCAGAATATCGCCGATGCGCTCAAGCGCGTGTCGGATCGCGTGGCGCTGTCGTCGGGCAAGAATTTCCAGAAGCCGACCTTCGACTATGGCCTGCAGGGTGCGCCGCCCTGCTTCATTTCCTGCGACCGGGCGGCGAGCGATCGCTTCTACGACTGCGCCAACTGCCCCTGGATGCGGGCGATTCCGGCCGGGCTGACGCCTTTCGGATCGCCATTGTCGGAACCGGGACGCGGCGGGAACGAGACCGTGCAGGCCGATGTGAAGATCGACCGGCCCTTTGCGATCGGCGTCTATGAAGTCACGATCGCCGAATGGAATGCCTGCGTGCGCGACAATGCCTGCACGAAGCTGGGCAACTGGGCGAAGGAAAATCCCAATCCGCTGATCCCGGCGACCGACATCAGCTATGAGGACGCACAGGCCTTCGTCGCCTGGCTGACGGTCCAGTCGGGCCGCGCCTATCGCCTGCCGAGCGAGCAGGAATGGGAATATGCCAGCCGCGGCGGTGCGCCCACGGCCTTTCCCTGGGGTGACGACATCAGCCCGTCCATGGCCAATTACGACCATACCGCCCGCTATCACGGATCGGAGACGGCCCCCTATCGCGGCTATCCCGAAGCGGTGAACAGCTATCCCGCCAACAGTTTCGGCCTCAACCAGATGCAGGGCAATGTGTGGGAATGGACGTCGGGCTGTACCGACACGTCGTGCAGGGCGCGCATCATCCGCGGCGGATCGTTCGAAAGCGCCCCCGACGCGCTGCGGTCGGCCAATCGCTTCACCGTCCCGCCCGGCAAGCGCCGGCAGGACGCCGGCTTGCGCGTCGTGCGCGACCTGGAACCGGACGAGATCGGGGGATCGTCCTGA
- a CDS encoding C1 family peptidase: MTRRLVTWGSVALLALSGAGLSAQQSDDALFMTGAEPVSPEDYAKLPKQGRFRAYLPKQVDLSNAYPPPGSQGPQPNCVAWATTYAARTFLNFRDKNVQPDEPADQMSPAYVYNRLRPAGSPCTGTISIVQALTLLKNEGTVSLAEFPDDMTKCAIPAAEGLKEKAGNFRLLDWRAVDREVKDDWRTPIVLDDVKGALARGAPVIFAMPAPADFKAFRGDGVYRRAEKPEKANYHAMAIVGYDEDRQALRIMNSWGPIWGDKGYAWIDYATFKLLTGEAYSLEAPVAPAAPGTPPPPPRSDAQIFADQMAAMPCGAVSVQGKSVTGFSGDLNAIAALREASAKADPTRSFAVRHLPWPQCEAALTLAAPLSREGTSIVALTADGKDRSGDPVVMQENEIFGVSATTSAARPYLSIIYLQADGSAVELHRGHPEPDRKGVRRVTIGLSQAAQRYQVAPPFGPELIVALASAKPLFGDDEVVNGTERQFLTRLRAKLAGRQGDSQNNSQGAGVSAAFVRLQTSN, translated from the coding sequence ATGACACGCCGTCTCGTCACATGGGGAAGCGTCGCGCTGCTGGCGCTGTCTGGTGCGGGCCTTTCAGCGCAGCAGAGCGACGACGCGCTGTTCATGACCGGGGCGGAGCCCGTTTCTCCCGAAGATTATGCCAAGCTGCCCAAACAGGGGCGGTTCCGCGCCTATCTGCCCAAGCAGGTGGACCTGTCCAACGCCTATCCGCCGCCCGGATCGCAGGGTCCGCAGCCCAATTGCGTCGCCTGGGCGACCACCTATGCCGCGCGCACCTTCCTCAACTTTCGCGACAAGAATGTGCAACCCGACGAACCGGCCGACCAGATGAGTCCGGCCTATGTCTATAACCGGCTGCGCCCGGCGGGGTCGCCCTGCACCGGTACCATCAGCATCGTCCAGGCGCTGACCCTGCTCAAGAATGAGGGCACGGTCAGCCTGGCCGAATTTCCCGACGACATGACCAAATGCGCCATTCCTGCGGCTGAGGGGCTGAAGGAGAAGGCGGGCAATTTCCGCCTGCTCGACTGGCGCGCGGTGGACCGTGAGGTCAAGGACGACTGGCGCACGCCGATCGTGCTGGACGACGTCAAGGGCGCCCTGGCGCGCGGCGCACCGGTGATATTCGCCATGCCGGCCCCCGCAGATTTCAAGGCGTTTCGCGGCGACGGCGTCTATCGGCGCGCGGAAAAGCCCGAAAAGGCCAATTATCACGCCATGGCGATCGTAGGCTATGACGAGGATCGGCAGGCCCTGCGCATCATGAATAGCTGGGGGCCGATCTGGGGCGACAAAGGCTATGCCTGGATCGATTATGCCACCTTCAAGCTGCTGACCGGGGAAGCCTATTCGCTCGAAGCGCCGGTCGCCCCGGCCGCACCCGGCACGCCGCCCCCACCGCCGCGCAGCGACGCCCAGATCTTCGCCGACCAGATGGCAGCCATGCCCTGCGGCGCGGTGTCGGTACAGGGCAAGAGCGTGACCGGCTTTTCCGGCGACCTCAACGCCATCGCCGCGCTGCGCGAAGCCTCCGCCAAGGCCGACCCGACCCGCAGCTTCGCGGTGCGCCACCTGCCCTGGCCGCAATGCGAGGCGGCGCTGACGCTAGCCGCGCCGCTGTCCCGCGAGGGAACCAGCATCGTCGCCCTGACCGCCGACGGCAAGGATCGCAGCGGCGACCCGGTGGTGATGCAGGAGAATGAGATTTTCGGCGTCAGCGCGACGACGAGCGCGGCGCGGCCCTATCTCAGCATCATCTACCTGCAGGCCGACGGCAGCGCGGTCGAACTGCATCGCGGCCATCCCGAACCCGACCGCAAGGGCGTGCGCCGCGTCACCATCGGCCTGTCGCAGGCGGCGCAACGCTATCAGGTCGCGCCGCCCTTCGGCCCCGAACTGATCGTCGCGCTGGCATCGGCCAAGCCTCTGTTCGGCGATGACGAGGTGGTGAACGGCACCGAGCGGCAGTTCCTGACCAGGCTGCGCGCCAAGCTGGCCGGGCGTCAGGGCGATAGCCAGAATAACAGTCAGGGTGCGGGCGTCTCCGCCGCCTTCGTCCGGCTCCAGACCAGCAACTGA
- a CDS encoding RyR domain-containing protein, giving the protein MGGQPNKGTPKARGGLRLPPVAPVVRFGAMALAFLLGTWGFAQAFAEARIASTVMQDAMRAMRLIVGSFPQVLEGRDLPLSLDIARWALPLLTFWSTAALAWEQVRNPLRLALIRARGEHLVIAGDESGGLAAQAARGALADGRRVLLWPQDRRTTWIGDALEAGAAEVEQGVAQESATGLALDKARAVLLLSREARGNIALASAVLAQAAAVRPAGDPVDIILRVDDLDLRRSVEQRFEHGDRRTARVRLAALPDIAARHLALARPIDGFTREGQAGRGVLVVGFTPLIERYVLRTLAGGHYRDGGKPVFAIHIAEAAQSEAAFRARNPGADGLSPLRFVEARPDPAGIGMLIDAHVAASGEPVAILIDLDDDDRALAVALAVDARYRAAALPAPPIHVRMAGAHDHRIGAGIFPFGGLSDLADPDMLLQDRHDALARSIHDFYLEGRFAEGERIGVRASMQEWEDLPESFRDDNRLVADCYQLKLRDIGARLVEGAGPSLSLSPDELEELSRAEHDRWMAAKLVQGWTHGAVRDDARRLHPDIIPYDDLSEAIKDLDREQVRIMARLLAASGQRALRTLTVALLPGGEDAAPDPAALVAALAAQYPDRAPLFVGDPADRWSLHLLAALQAQGQLAQLALESHVQAILDPLPSGEATAAAALVQGADAIHAGDMTALAARADLLLAAVPVDDRRAIRIGPDGAIGRAPWTR; this is encoded by the coding sequence ATGGGGGGCCAGCCGAACAAGGGGACGCCCAAAGCCCGCGGCGGCCTGCGACTGCCGCCGGTGGCGCCGGTCGTGCGCTTCGGCGCGATGGCCCTCGCTTTCCTGCTGGGCACCTGGGGTTTCGCCCAGGCTTTTGCGGAGGCCCGCATCGCATCGACCGTGATGCAGGACGCGATGCGGGCGATGCGGCTGATCGTCGGCAGCTTCCCGCAGGTGCTTGAGGGGCGCGACCTGCCGCTCTCGCTCGATATCGCGCGCTGGGCGCTGCCGCTGCTGACCTTCTGGTCGACCGCGGCGCTGGCATGGGAGCAGGTGCGCAATCCGCTGCGGCTGGCGCTGATCCGGGCGCGGGGCGAACATCTGGTGATTGCGGGCGACGAAAGCGGGGGCCTGGCCGCGCAGGCGGCGCGCGGCGCGCTGGCGGACGGGCGGCGGGTGCTGCTGTGGCCGCAGGACCGGCGCACGACCTGGATCGGCGACGCGCTGGAGGCGGGCGCGGCGGAGGTGGAACAGGGCGTGGCACAGGAGAGCGCGACCGGACTGGCGCTGGACAAGGCGCGTGCGGTGCTGCTGCTGTCGCGCGAGGCGCGCGGCAATATCGCGCTGGCGTCCGCCGTGCTGGCGCAGGCGGCGGCGGTGCGGCCGGCGGGCGATCCGGTCGATATCATCCTGCGCGTCGATGATCTCGACCTGCGACGCAGCGTCGAGCAACGCTTCGAGCATGGCGACCGGCGGACCGCGCGCGTGCGGCTGGCGGCATTGCCCGACATCGCGGCGCGGCATCTGGCGCTGGCCCGGCCGATCGACGGATTCACGCGCGAAGGACAGGCGGGGCGCGGGGTGCTGGTGGTCGGCTTCACGCCGCTGATCGAACGCTATGTGCTGCGGACGCTGGCGGGGGGCCATTATCGCGACGGCGGCAAGCCCGTTTTCGCTATCCACATAGCGGAGGCGGCGCAGAGCGAGGCGGCGTTTCGCGCGCGCAATCCGGGCGCGGACGGGCTATCGCCGCTGCGCTTCGTCGAGGCGCGGCCCGACCCGGCCGGGATCGGCATGCTGATCGACGCCCATGTCGCGGCGTCCGGCGAGCCGGTGGCGATCCTGATCGACCTGGACGATGACGACCGGGCGCTGGCCGTCGCGCTGGCGGTCGATGCGCGCTATCGCGCCGCCGCCCTGCCCGCCCCGCCGATCCATGTGCGGATGGCAGGCGCGCACGATCATCGCATCGGCGCGGGCATCTTCCCCTTCGGCGGCCTGTCCGACCTCGCCGACCCCGACATGCTGTTGCAGGACCGGCACGACGCGCTCGCCCGGTCGATCCATGATTTCTATCTGGAGGGCCGCTTTGCCGAGGGCGAGCGGATCGGCGTGCGCGCGTCGATGCAGGAATGGGAAGACCTGCCCGAAAGCTTCCGCGACGACAACCGGCTGGTCGCCGACTGCTATCAACTCAAACTGCGCGACATCGGCGCGCGGCTGGTCGAGGGAGCCGGACCGTCGCTCAGCCTTTCCCCCGACGAACTGGAGGAATTGTCGCGCGCCGAACATGACCGCTGGATGGCGGCCAAGCTGGTGCAGGGGTGGACCCATGGCGCGGTGCGCGACGACGCGCGGCGGCTGCATCCCGACATCATCCCTTATGATGACCTTAGCGAAGCGATCAAGGATCTGGACCGGGAGCAGGTGCGGATCATGGCGCGGCTGCTGGCGGCTTCGGGGCAGCGGGCGCTGCGGACGCTGACGGTCGCCCTGTTGCCGGGCGGCGAGGATGCGGCGCCCGATCCAGCCGCCTTGGTGGCGGCGCTGGCGGCCCAGTATCCCGACCGCGCGCCGCTCTTCGTCGGCGATCCGGCCGATCGCTGGTCGCTCCATTTGCTCGCCGCGCTACAGGCGCAGGGCCAGTTGGCGCAACTGGCCCTGGAGAGCCATGTGCAGGCGATCCTCGATCCGCTGCCGTCGGGGGAAGCGACCGCGGCGGCGGCGCTGGTGCAGGGCGCGGATGCGATCCATGCCGGCGACATGACGGCGCTGGCGGCGCGTGCCGACCTGCTGCTGGCGGCGGTGCCGGTCGATGATCGGCGCGCCATTCGCATCGGACCGGACGGCGCGATCGGCCGCGCGCCATGGACGCGCTGA